In Pongo pygmaeus isolate AG05252 chromosome 13, NHGRI_mPonPyg2-v2.0_pri, whole genome shotgun sequence, one genomic interval encodes:
- the LOC129044248 gene encoding coiled-coil-helix-coiled-coil-helix domain-containing protein 2-like, producing the protein MPRGSRSRTSRMAPTASRAPQMRAAPRPAPVAQPPAAAPPSAVGSSAAASRQPGLMAQRATTAAGVAVGSAVGHTLGHAVTGGFRGGSNAEPARPDIAYQEPQGTQPAQQQQPCFYEIRQFLECAQNQGDIKLCEGFNEVLKQCRLANGLA; encoded by the coding sequence ATGCCGCGTGGAAGCCGAAGCCGCACCTCCCGCATGGCCCCTACGGCCAGCCGGGCACCTCAGATGAGAGCTGCACCCAGGCCAGCACCAGTTGCTCAGCCACCAGCAGCGGCACCCCCATCTGCAGTTGGCTCTTCTGCTGCTGCGTCCCGGCAGCCAGGTCTGATGGCCCAGAGGGCAACCACTGCAGCTGGCGTGGCTGTGGGCTCTGCTGTGGGGCACACACTGGGTCACGCCGTTACTGGGGGCTTCCGTGGAGGAAGTAATGCTGAGCCTGCGAGGCCTGACATCGCTTACCAGGAGCCTCAGGGAACCCAGCCGGCACAGCAGCAACAGCCTTGCTTCTATGAGATCAGACAGTTTCTGGAGTGTGCCCAGAACCAGGGTGACATCAAGCTCTGTGAGGGTTTCAATGAGGTGCTGAAACAGTGCCGACTTGCAAACGGATTGGCCTAA